The segment CTGGATAAATATTCAATCCAGCATTAATCCAAGCATCATCAACAAATATCCGTTTTGAATTTCATGTAATAAAAAGAGAATGATAAATTGCAGTGTATCGCTGTAAATTATTACTATTAATCAAATGACTCATTGAAATCAAGAGTGCATTAAAGTATGATCGTGTTCCTAAAATTACCTGACAGAAAGATGATCCGGATCCGAGAATGTGCTTACACATTGCGTCTGCATCATACACCTGGCCAGGTAATCTTGTGTATTGGTTCAAAGCAGTCGGGTCAAAACTTGCACTTAATGTTGTCATACAATTTCCATTTCCACTACAGGGAAGATAATCGCGGTAATTAATCGAAAATCAGCtgggatattttaaaaaatcgtcAATTTCTGCATAACTTACTTGTTGAGAGTGTTGATATAGTTTGTGAAATACGCAATCGAGCAAGAGGAAAATttccatggatttgtgttcgctACCAGAGATGATGATGCCGCCATTATGTATGCATCTGCGCCGTTACAAGCATTATTTGTCCCATCATGCTCTGCGCTCaaactgaatttgaaataatttggcAATATTTTGTATCAGTAGTATATAGAACATTAGATATTTGCTGAACTGATCATAAGCAAAGACAAGGTTTGTTACTACCATTTGAAGTTTCGTACCTGTGACCTAATTCATGAGCAGCCACTGTCAGTAGGATAAAATTAAAGTGGTCCTCTACAATAGAGACGCTGTCTGCTGTACACACTGCTCCTACCCACGCCAGCCCAGTGTTACTACTCGACCCCTGACTGGTGAAGTCATACCTTAAAACAggaaatgaattttaataatgtttatttactagACATAGCATTTAACAATCATTTAAAGAGATTTTATCGTACTAGTCAAATACCTGGATGGATCGGTTGTTTGCCTATTTTTGGGATAAATGTTTCTTTATAGAAATGCTGgtcttttgtgatttttccttGGAAACCGACCATAATGTTAATTTCCTTTTATATTACGATTTGAATTTGATCTGGTTCATCTGAATTCTATTTTAAACTAAGAGGAATAAGCAAATACAGGTATTGTGTATTATACGATTTAATAGTAAGatctttattttttcatatatcgcaaatttcatcattttttagAAGAGAATACAATGTACACCAggttttttgtcattttgaataaaaattcgTTACCTTGAAAACATCATAGCATGATCATAGCTGGGGAGTCCTGCTGTATTTTTCACCCAGGAAGTGACGTCATTAAGAACTGTGGAGGCGTCCACCTTTGGTGTTGGGGTGGAGGAATCCTTGTTGTTTTCCGTGAAAGAGGATTTAGAGGCTGTCTGAAATACGAAATAATGCGGAGTATAAATCTATTTATCATGGTCCTCTTCAATTTTCATGTAATTACTGTATCTGTATTAAAAACGCATAAGGTGTTTATCGACGAGAGAAGCAGGGGAAATAACTTTTATCTCTGAGAATCCTTTAGTCAGGAAATTGTCTCTCTGAATAACTTATTTTTCTAAGATTGTAAAAGTTATATTCTTGAGATTTAGTATTTGCAATTTATCGAAAATCTTATCATTTACCAATCATAAAACCATGACTGAATCtttataaagataaaagatGGTATTATTCAAAGTACCGGGTTTTGGTACAGTGTTTTCCTTCACAACTAGTTcacatttttaatttaaagaaTTGTGAAGTTATTAGTCCAATGTCacaatatcaaaaatatatatataaattcttgCTTCACGAACACAGAGAGACATTTCTCTTTCAAATTGCATATTTCTTTTGGTGATCGTTACAGTGGATTCGAATGTAACGGACGTGACTTAATTCAAATATCCAGACCTTCAATAATTCTTTATAATAGGTCAGTATTTCAATGTAAGCTAGAAAGGTCGGACAAATACGGAGCCCGTGGGGTGTGTGCATTAATACGTCTATAACGTTTACTTTTGTGGCTGAAATTTCAACCTTTACAACATTATAAGAAAATTCAGAAAATTCCTTTCATAGTAATAGAATATGAGAAACGTATAGGTTTATAGAAATCACTTAACTGTTATTCATGTTGCCACTGTCGTTTCTGAATTTCAAAACATGCACATAtttgtgtgttgttgttttttttaaccaaCGTCCTactttttatttctcaatgtaaCATTCTGTACCATAGATACGTTTTGACCAGCTGAACAATTCACAAAGCGTGAGTTTAAGAtatagcgggtgtgaccggtcgacaggggatgcttactcctcctaagcacctgaccccacctctggtatatctactggtccgtgtttgcccaactctttattttgtattgcttataggattatGAGATCTTCGCCTTTCAAATACAAGAATGAACATATTTCttccgtgaggatccgggttagaataggtcctcagtaccccttgcttgtcgtaagaggcgactaaatggggcggtccttcggatgagacagcaaacaccgaggtcccgtgtcacaatagttgtggcacgataaagatcccttcttgctcaaagaccgtaagcgccgagcatagactcaaatttttgcagcccttcaccagcaagggtgacgtctccatatgagttaacAATTCTCGGGCGGGACGTTAAatagtatacaatcaatcaatcaacaaaaaCACGTGTCTGTGTTCGTACGTTCACTTACGTCTGCTATGTAGACACCTCCGTAGACAATAGACATTGTGTAGGCAGCGGTCTGAATGTTCTTGTATCGCACATCCatctaaaacaaaaaaaccaagaCAATTAACGCATCGTCACattcatcttcgctagccaagggttttcggtccactccgatCCCCATAAACATATGAGGAGctgagtggaccgaaaacccttggctagcgaagatgcatCATATTATGTCCTACATGcatgtactaaaaataaaatttgaaatccaGATTGAACATAATATGAATTACTGACCATTATGTTCGGATAAATGTTTCTGCTAAAAAAATGTCTAAGGCAGTCAAAGAATTATGGAATTTACATGATGTTTGGAAAATGCTTGTGTATCTTCATGATGTGTGAAATATTTGTGCATTTGCTTGATGTATGTCgaaatttgtcgaaatgcacatctggtgcatcaaaattggtaccatataaattttacatgatgACCCCTGAGTCGAGGCTTCTGctagtggactgttagtccccgagggtctctacagcccagtagctaagtactttgttactagcttaaaattacggatgtatatttaattgctgtgataaaatttagaaattaaggattatctccctcatgcaaagcttttatccttagacgaatttgactccactttttggcactctgttttccctaaaatagctctagcaagtttatcgttatttcgaatttcaaatatttcggttgaacatcactgaaaagacattatttgtcgaaatgcgcatccggtgcatcaaaattggtaccgtataagttttacatttgcttgatttatatatacataatgtatgtGAAATGATGGTGTATCTATATGATGTATGTGAAATGTTTGTGCTTTTGCTTGATgtcagtaaaatgtttgtggaCATGTATTTGATTGATGTCAGTGAAATGAATTTGTATTTACATGACGTCAGCGAAATGTCGGTATATTTATTCTATGTCATTGGAATGTTTACGCATAAACATGTTAGATGTGCACATTTATGTAACTACTAGGTACCAATGAAATTTTTCTTGCCTTTGCATATTTTATCGACAAACTATAAAAATCCACAGAGTACGTCATTATTCTATGTGAATGCCTTTTCAAATTGTTAGTGATGTAAATAGATTACATTAGATAGTTTAAGAATAGTCATGTGATACCCCGCTGATAACCCATGCGTAGTACTGCCGGATGTTGGTCTTCGCTTCTGTGTCTTTCTGAACAGGCGTTGCTGCTTTACTCTGCGTGTACCAACTGCAAAAATTAGGGTTAGACACGATATTCATTGGCAATAAGTAATTTTCTAGTTTTCaatcaaatgaatttttcaCATCTGATACTCATTTCTGTATGTTTtgctttttcaatatttatatgcAGAAGCACATAAACATTGCATGATCTCACGAATACAGATAATttagtgaaaatattacattgtCTAAGATTAAAGTACCTGCAATTTTGTTACAcccaaaatataaaaatcattcTTTACATGAAAAACTGTACGTATCACATGAAATTTGACACGCAATGTTGAAGAAGACACGAACTTCGGTGGTTTTATTTTCCTCTACTTAAACAACACCAATAAATGCATTTCAAGTGAGACACCTTTCATCTTAAAAAGTAGCCGGAGAgacaaattaaatcaaaattcttTATTTCGAGCAAACATTCTCGCGGTTTTTATATTCGCATGCTTGATCAATTGTTCTAGAGCATCACCTTTGTGAAATCCTCACTATAAATGTAAATCAGTACACTACCTACGTAAGTATTAATTAAAAATACACAAGTAACTTAATAGATAAGGTagtaaaacaacaaaacttCATGTATACGGCTCATAGTTGTCGTATAACAAATATTGATAGTTCAATTATAATTTTTCTCGTCATTTATCCTTCTCACATTGCTAGCACTAGTTAGAGGGGGTTGAGATAGAGGGGTTGGGATTAAACATTCTATTTCCTCAGATGCAATATTCGACAGTTATGTACCCATACGAAACCAAAAATTGAAAACCGAACCTTAAggcaaattaaaaataaataattaattatctaaattaatctttaaaaaatgaagacTAAAATACTCACTAACTGTAAACAGAGTAGTCAATTATCAAAAGcgtttctattttgtattccggTGTCGATCTTTTTTCTCTGATGGTGTCCATATTCTGTGATAGAGGTGTAAGATTACGCTTCTTGTCTGTTTATGAAAAGGAAATTGACATGTAGAACTATTACATTTAACACGTGGCATTTACAGTGCTTCTTACTTATCGCTTTTATTCAAATGACACTTTGGGTACCGTGTGTCTTGTTCCTAGTCACTTCTCTGTTTTAATATCCAAAATTTATGAAACCTTTATAAATGCATTTTATGTCTTAATGCAATCACTTGAAAAATCGTTTTTAACTAATTGCCACAATATATTGCTTTTAAAACAAACTACATAAGCACTATAAAGCAtggcaataatttctttatAGTTCGCGAAGATTTGAAAACACGTTAAGATAGAACACAACACAATGTCAAATTACCCATTATAACGCTGTCTGCAAATTCAATATGTGAGGTCTTGGCcttcaatattttgaacatcGGTGAAGTTTTCCTGctacaatttctttcttttggtTCCAGAAAATATTCTTCTGCTTTGTCTTCAAAGCTTCCaaactgaaaatacattaaaagaAAGTAGAACaatttggatttttttaaaacctaCATTATCCCTGATTGTAGAGCGCAATTAGATTTTCCCTACTGCTTGCAGAATCAGAAAAGGAATCCTGgcttaaaatacatttataaaaCTCCTCTTCGAAAACCTAGTCGCTTAAACTGTTGATGAGATTTTGAGACATTGTAAATACAAATGAAGAGTTATGGTGAAGCATGCACTTTTATTTTCCTTTTCAGATTTAATATAAATATCTCAATATGGCTTCTCTCGATCACATGCTTGCAACAGGATTGTTTTATCTTATCCAACCAAGGGATTGTTCACACGAGGCTTAGTTATACTAAACTTCAGCAAACTGACTGAGTGATGTCATCCTTCTTACCATACACGAGGAGGTCTCCACTGTCTCGACGTAGAAGGCTGCAAATTTCTTTCTATCTTGATAGAGAAACACGTTCTAAAAATAAGACATTTTCATACCCATAAAATATCAGATAGATGgtatattgataattttgtACAACAATAGAATAAAAAGGGAAagaacgaacagcgatcaatctcataactcctttaaggaatacagaatagatagttgggcaaacatgaatctctgaatataccagaggtgggaccaggtgcctgggataaggtaaacggagtaatccaaagtcaaaataagtgtgtaaACAACGCCCTAagaatttgtatgaaacacgttagacagtagttgacccaatgacaggttgtattggtaatctatatagatctatataacGACGATAGaatctgcgaaatgctgactttacacGAGACTGTTAAATCTGCTATTTATTACATTATGTGTACGAAATAGAAATAACATGATTTGAAGAAAGATGCAATGTTAACTGTCCCATATAAGCGATATTTATATAGTAGTGCGAAAAACTTCAATATGTGGTGcagtttcttttattttggTCTATCTTGTACCTTGATCAAAGCCGAAAAGTCATgttcattgaaataaatgtgagCTTATTTAAGGCACCTATGCTATTTAGAAAAAGTTGCATTATTGCAATTTACTGTACTAACAGATTTCTCCTGTATATACTGTCTAACGACTTCTCCTCTCCCATCTGTTGTGTATACGGGGACATTCACGGACTCCTCATCGTTTCTGGTTAAATGAAGGTCCACTACCCCACCATTCAGTTGGAAACTGACGGCGATATTTTTGGCGGGAACTGACACACCGTCTGTTGAGCGTCGGACCCGATCGCCTTCTTCTTTCCAGCTAACAATCACCTCACCTATAAGATAATGAGTAACAGGGGATTAAATTGTCTTATCTCAGACAACAGGAAATTGACTCAGTAAAAGGTACGTTTGAATATCTTTGAATTAGCATAGGGCTATCATTAAACTTGATTTGCGTGAAAACTTCATTAAGGACaggtttaaaactttattgAGCAGATTTACATTATACAGGTGTgtacttattgtaaattaattcCGGATAAAAGTGAAGAATCTTATATAGCACGTTTTCCATAAACAACGGAACGTAAAGTTCATATAACATCTATTGTACTTAACATGTTGATGCTTTTTAAGATGAGAGAGTGAGAGAAGTACAAAATATTcgtataaaataattgagagcttgtgtCACTCTTTCGATGATAAAAGcatgaaagatgaaaataatgaacagtgattaatctcataactcctataagcaatataaacaatacaaaatagagagttggataTACAtcgacccctggatataccagaggtgggatcagggatcatacttcataagatgTATTTCAACGGTTCATTAGATACAATGTTGGTGTAATGAACTACCTTCATGAACTGTTCATTAGATACAATGTTGGTGTAATGAACTACCTTCATGAACTGTTCATTAGATACAATGTTGGTGTAATGAACTACCTTCATGAACGGTTCATTAGATACAATGTTGGTGTAATGAACTTCATGAACTGTTCATTAGATACAATGTTGGTGTAATGAACTACCTTCATGAACGGTTCATTAGATACAATGTTGGTGTAATGAACTACCTTCATGAACTGTTCATTAGATACAATGTTGGTGTAATGAACTACCTTCATGAACGGTTCATTAGATACAATGTTGGTGTAATGAACTACCTTCATGAACGGTTCATTAGATACAATGTTGGTGTAATGAACTACCTTCATGAACGGTTCATTAGATACAATGTTGGTGTAATGAACTACCTTCATGAACTGTTCATTAGATACAATGTTGGTGTAATGAACTACCTTCATGAACTGTTCATTAGATACAATGTTGGTGTAATGAACTACCTTCATGAACGGTTCATTAGATACAATGTTGGTGTAATGAACTACCTTCATGAACTGTTCATTAGATACAATGTTGGTGTAATGAACTACCTTCATGAACGGTTCATTAGATACAATGTTGGTGTAATGAACTACCTTCATGAACGGTTCATTAGATACAATGTTGGTGTAATGAACTACCTTCATGAACGGTTCATTAGATACAATGTTGGTGTAATGAACTACCTTCATGAACTGTTCATTAGATACAATGTTGGTGTAATGAACTACCTTCATGAACTGTTCATTAGATACAATGTTGGTGTAATGAACTACCTTCATGAACGGTTCATTAGATACAATGTTGGTGTAATGAACTACCTTCATGAACGGTTCATTAGATACAATGTTGGTGTAATGAACTACCTTCATGAACTGTTCATTAGATACAATGTTGGTGTAATGAACTACCTTCATGAACTGGTCATGCTTGTACCTGTATATCCGGATTTTACACGCTATAAACTATACTAGAAAAAATACATCGAAATATTTATTACTGCAGAGCCCTGGTATAAAATTTATCGAACGTTAATTATTCAAAGTGATCGAAATGTATCGTCATCCAAAATCATGCGAGTCCTCCAATTAATTATCAATCTATTTACTAGCAGGGCTATTTACACATTaaggagaagaagaaaaattccGACTTACCGAGTTCTTCGCCGTCCATTTTTGCAGGAATAGGCAGTGTAGTTCCGTTGGATTGCTGTACATTATTCAGCAACATACACACGCTTATTGAAAGAATTAGACACACTCGCAAATTGTACATCATAATCAGATTTAATCGGTTACATCAAGGTCAGGTCACTCCTTAATGCTATGATAATTAGGCGATGGTCTTTGATTGTTTTTTCTTATTTCGTTCTGCAGTCAAAATTCTTAATTTGAccatttctttcttttctgtTTCTCTCACTCATGTACTGGTCACTGATAGAGTGTCAACCATTAACACAGAATAGCAGGGTATTTATACCTTCTATATCCCGAAATTATCTGCGCACGTTTATTCTCCCACAGAATAAAAACTGTAAATAAAGTGTTTTTTCTGACGAGTATAAAAAGTCTAGCGACTTAGGACGAGGCTCACTATGTATACTACATGACGCCACAGCATGATTATGAGAATACGCATCATTGAACGATGACTGTTTATTTTGATGACAGGGTAGAGTTTCTTGTTACGTATTGggtgtttttaaattttgcgCAGCAGGGTCGGGAAGTCTTGTCACGTGATTTGCGGAATGAACGTGAAATCGTGTTTCTGGGAGTTGTTAAGATGGTGTTATTATTAATATGCTGTATTCGTTATGTTTAAAACCACACAAAGCTTACTAGAAAGAAAAAAACGAGAGAGCAGTGGATAGCAgaagaatttgaatttttttctatataacgAGGTCTGTGTAATTACAGCGGTTGTTTAAACATCATATACAACCATACATCTATATCTCAGAGTTTAGTTCAAGATATCGAAAGTCCTCCATCAAAATCTCAGCAATATACATGTGTGTTGTTTAAAACTGATTCTTAATTGATGTGGTAAATCACCCCACTCCCCCTTAAGAATTTGTATCCAGTgaaaaatcttgaaaagaattacaaaatgtattAATGTTATATAGAACATGGagatataattataatttttgtGATTGATTTTTACGCCCTGTCAAGAATGTGTGTGTCACTCATTTTGATCCACTTCTTCCACTTTTGTGCACCAGTAGGGAATATATACAGACTGCAGGTTCGTTTTCACCAATCATGTGAGTACAACCACAGAGGCTCGTCACGAATATTTTGTCTTTTTAAACTTTGACATCTATCCTATATTTACAAAAGGGGGAATCTAGAATCCCAAAAACATCGCTAATTCCAATATTTCCTCAATCATCCAAAATAGAAGACGAGCTCTCATTGATCAATTCAATTTGCTTACACTACTCTTGCACATCCTAACTTGATCAAAATTGAGAGAACTTTCAGGAGACATTCCTGTGGTTCAATAACGATAACGAATACATGGCTTCTTGGTATATATTACTGGTGTAAACATATATTACAAACTATGATCATTTTCCTGATCGATCGAGACCTGTAAAATTCAAAGCAagtgaaatataaaaaagagacgaatgaaaatttgaagaaGCGACTTCTTGGATTCCcatttcccatatctatgtagttATATTTCATTAGTACAGAATGTACCTGATGTTGTGTTTATGCCTTGTCTCTCTACAGATTTTATACATAAGAACATGTTCTACATCGTCCGATCCCGatgccgttgatatctactttcaataaaaatatctaagtatgaaacagaagtggacgactctgtgatgtcttttatttcgagttcacatatcaatctcataaatcccacaaggaatacaaaacaaagtgctgggcaaacacggaccccctggatataccagaggtggaatcagtggcctaggaggagtaagcatctcctgtcgaacGGTCCGCTGTGAGTCCTATGTgttgtgaaaattttgtgatttcaaatttactgaacATATGATTTATCAAAGACACAAATGTTTCCCCGAATCCCAGTCAGTAATTGCATTGTAATACCCatcatgtatattgtatattgacGTTCTCTATGGCAATGGTATATGGGATAAAACTATATGAATTTTAACCTATTTAGCAggcctggggtaatggtaatcAGTATAATGGGGTGCAATGTGCAATGGGCCAttttttgcattacaagtaatggtaaCGCCATGCATTACTTGTAgaaaatatactgtaatgcacaTTCCATTacattacttcaaatattgattgatattttgGAAGTTTAGAATAGTGATTGACTTTTAGACCTTATGAACAAAAAGATCAACTTCATGTATATTGTCTTTAAGAGTTAATAGTATTTAAGGAACAACATTCAAGTTCTAATACTTCAAATATTTGTTGAATGTTTCCCTAGGTTTCAAAGAAGACTGTTGTGAACTGTTCTCAGAAATTGTTCTTTCTTTCAGACAGATAAAACGTTTGAAACATTAATGATaatcaaatgcaatgaataaTTTGGATGCGTTTCCTAACATTGATGAATATTTTGTATGCTTATGTTactgtaaggtgaagataatgaacaatgatcaatctcataaatcctataagcaatataaaatagatagttgggcaaatactgatccctggacacaccaatcTTAGGATGAGGTGACTAGgtgaagtaagcatcccctgttgaccggtcacaccaggtcaggtaaacagagttttccgtagtcataatcagtgtgcctcgaacggtctaacaatcggtatgaaatacgtcagatagcatttgacccaatgataggttgtattggtaaactagatcgttataaccaccatagaatttgcaaatactgctttcaacgagactgttgaaactcctgaaTCATCAACCTGTCtgccagtagcttgcctcgattcaaaaacttaccatacgcacaacaagctcttgtgtatcgaatcagttgagagatataaagaaacaaaaaacaaaaacaaacaaattctatgttttaatgtattataaccGAGACATTATATGTTGTGTGTGCgtgttgtatttttatttttattattattttaatacgccctggaattgatgtttattcttatctagcatatttatgggatcttgtgttttcatgttttatatgtacaatcaggataagtacagctacggactgtttacatgtgataacgccttttatatcattgtttttatgctcggggggcatattgtttttgtcctgtctgtcattctgtaattcgcCATTCTGTCATTCTgccattctgtctgaaactttaaccttgctaataacttttgaacagtaagtgatagagctttgatatttcacatgagtgttctttgtgacaagacctttccgtgattATCGATATTTTTGACCATGTTaacttgaccttggagtttgacctactttttgaaaactttaaccttgctaataacctttgaacagtaagtgatagagttttgatatttcacatgagtgttccatgtgacaagacctttccgttggtactaaaccttttgaccttgacatttaacttttatttatattttacattggtcataacttctaaatggtaaatattagagctttcatattatacatgagcatttcttttgacaagatctttctactggtaccaagatatttgcccttgtgaccttggccactttggaattggccattatcgggggtatttgtgtttcacaaaaacatcttgtttaatgttttatttatttgctatgtattatgtatgtgtataacatCCTGTAGTATGGTATATATGCACTGTAAATCACCTTtaagcgtacatagtgtatgaaaagggtgctatataaatatggtatcattattattatataaacaccatattgctacataactatgggaagttgacgatggagaagctgaagtcatcccgtttgttataaagtttagctgtaatgttttattattaatatatatttttaataagatatctaagtacgacgcagatgtggaggactgtCTTGTCTTTCATTTCGAATTCACAGTGATATATCGAATATAtacagaacaagctattgcgtatcgaagcagttgagagatataaacaccatatcctaggtgataatggaatattgctacgtaAATATGAGCAGTTGACGATGGacaagctgaaatcatcccgtttgtcatacagttgagttgtcagtttgccgttaatgtctacttccaataaaatatctaagtataaagcagaagtggacaactctatGGTGTCAttcatttcgagctcacagggatatatcgaatcgacatatgaatgaaagttattattgttaacagacaaaacgtcgtcaatatatctaaatgtcgaattgaaggccacagcaagagatttattcttctcacgtagaagtttttgaataaattctgcttcatatgcaTATAGAAACGGAtaagctaacaaaggagtacaattcgtgcccatgggaattccagcagactgttggaagacctgatcaccaaagaccaagaagatattatcaatgaggGATTcttgcatatttttatttcaacttcagagtacttgtgcgtggaatcatagtggtgtttaacaaagtaattcttgggatgactgatcactggatatgaatatttccgttttccatttttgttgaagcaactgtctatgatgtcaaaaagtctggtctataatttatcgtgaggaatggtcgtgtaaagtgttgaaaagtcataggttttgctgttattgatttgggaaaagtttagggatttcaagtttactaaaaagttctttagaagtttatagaatccacatttgattaacatacatgtatgtagtcgcacagtaagtttgaagtttctccttcacagctgttaatattttcgtgaggagcaaagataggggcttggtagagcacttaccggatccagcaatgtatttatgtttataagggtttttatgtagtttaggcaTCCAGAATATGTGTAGATTTATTTGATACTGTTTCCTCCTCGGAAGCTTTGAAAAAACT is part of the Ostrea edulis chromosome 2, xbOstEdul1.1, whole genome shotgun sequence genome and harbors:
- the LOC130052072 gene encoding uncharacterized protein LOC130052072; amino-acid sequence: MMYNLRVCLILSISVCMLLNNVQQSNGTTLPIPAKMDGEELGEVIVSWKEEGDRVRRSTDGVSVPAKNIAVSFQLNGGVVDLHLTRNDEESVNVPVYTTDGRGEVVRQYIQEKSNVFLYQDRKKFAAFYVETVETSSCMFGSFEDKAEEYFLEPKERNCSRKTSPMFKILKAKTSHIEFADSVIMGNLTLCCVLS